AATTACTATAAACTGATTGTATTTATCAAAAATATAGCTAATGCTCATTAGAAAATTAGGATTTATAACCTTATTAAATCTTTGTTAGTACTATAAGGTATTCTATAATCAAATTGAGCAAGAACATCCACTCAAATCCAGACCAACTTTATCATTTTTCACAAAAATTTTCCCATTAGAAACAAAAAACTCCATAATCTCATTAAAAGTATTATCTTTTTTAAAACAATTAGTAAATAAAACATCTCCATATATCTCTTTAATTTTAGACTTCAATTCATCCAAAGAAGAGATATTTTCTTCTTTAATCAACTTAAGTATCACAGTACCATGTATAACTTTCATACAAATAATAACAATATAACATTTATAAAACTAATTTAAAAAAAGTAAAAGTTATAAACATCAATTTTTAAAAAATTATATGAAAACAATAATCATTTATTCTAGTAAACATGGAAGTTGTGAAAAAATCTCAAAAATCTTATCTCAAACGCTTAATTCAGAAATGATAAATATAAGAGAAAATAACAATATCGAAATTTCAAAATATGATAAAATACTAATTGGTGGTTCAATATATGCTGGAACAATAGATAGAAAACTAAAAAAATTTATTAAAATAAATTTAAAAGAACTATTAACTAAAAAAATAGGACTATATATTTGTGGACTTTTAGAAGATGAATTCCAAAAAGAATTTGAAGAATCTTATCCTAAAGAATTAAGAGACAAAGCAATTATATCTGAAAAATTCAAAGGTGAAATAATATATAACAAATTAACTATGATTGAAAAAATAATAATCTCCAACCTAATGAA
This portion of the Candidatus Woesearchaeota archaeon genome encodes:
- a CDS encoding DUF2492 family protein translates to MKVIHGTVILKLIKEENISSLDELKSKIKEIYGDVLFTNCFKKDNTFNEIMEFFVSNGKIFVKNDKVGLDLSGCSCSI
- a CDS encoding flavodoxin — protein: MKTIIIYSSKHGSCEKISKILSQTLNSEMINIRENNNIEISKYDKILIGGSIYAGTIDRKLKKFIKINLKELLTKKIGLYICGLLEDEFQKEFEESYPKELRDKAIISEKFKGEIIYNKLTMIEKIIISNLMKTKKNILNLETEKIKKFARKFEID